In Mycteria americana isolate JAX WOST 10 ecotype Jacksonville Zoo and Gardens chromosome 5, USCA_MyAme_1.0, whole genome shotgun sequence, one DNA window encodes the following:
- the LOC142409649 gene encoding olfactory receptor 4S2-like → MENASCVKEFILLGLSENQGVQKVCFVMFLFFYMIIVVGNLLIVITVISSQRLNSPMYFFLCYLSFVDICYSSVTAPKMIADFLVENKTISFVGCIAQLFGVHFFGCTEIFILTVMAYDRYIAICRPLHYTTLMTRRVCGRMVISSWAGGFVHSIVQTLLTTQLPFCGPNKIDHYFCDVHPLLQLACTDTYAVGIIVVANSGMITLSCFFILVMSYIVILVSLKSQTSEGRHKALSTCGSHITVVILFFGPCTFTYIRPSSNLSEDKSVAVFYTVITPMLNPLIYTLRNEEVKSAMRKLWSRKVGNENEKV, encoded by the coding sequence ATGGAGAACGCAAGCTGTGTGAAGGAATTCATTCTTCTGGGCCTCTCAGAGAATCAAGGGGTGCAGAAAGTATGTTTTGTGATGTTTCTGTTCTTCTATATGATTATTGTGGTAGGAAATCTGCTCATTGTTATCACTGTAATTAGCAGTCAACGTCTGAACTCCCCcatgtatttcttcctctgctaccTGTCCTTTGTAGATATCTGTTACTCTTCCGTCACAGCTCCCAAAATGATTGCCGACTTCCttgttgaaaataaaaccatctcCTTTGTGGGTTGCATAGCACAGCTGTTTGGGGTACATTTCTTTGGCTGCACAGAGATCTTCATCCTCACAGTGATGGCCTATGatcgctacattgccatctgcagaCCTCTCCACTACACCACCCTCATGACCAGGCGTGTATGTGGCCGGATGGTGATCAGCTCGTGGGCAGGAGGCTTTGTGCACTCCATAGTGCAGACTCTTCTAACCACTCAGCTCCCTTTCTGTGGCCCTAACAAAATTGACCACTACTTCTGCGATGTCCACCCCCTACTACAACTGGCCTGTACCGACACCTACGCTGTGGGCATCATTGTCGTTGCCAACAGCGGAATGATAACTTTGAGCTGTTTCTTCATCCTGGTCATGTCCTACATTGTCATCCTGGTTTCCTTGAAAAGTCAAACATCTGAAGGGCGGCACAAGGCCCTCTCCACCTGTGGGTCCCACATCACTGTGGTGATTCTGTTCTTCGGGCCATGCACGTTCACCTACATACGTCCGTCCAGCAATCTGTCAGAGGACAAGAGTGTGGCAGTGTTTTACACTGTCATCACACCCATGCTGAACCCACTTATCTACACGCTAAGAAATGAGGAGGTGAAGAGTGCCATGAGAAAACTGTGGAGTAGAaaagtgggaaatgaaaatgaaaaggtgtAG
- the LOC142409841 gene encoding LOW QUALITY PROTEIN: olfactory receptor 4S2-like (The sequence of the model RefSeq protein was modified relative to this genomic sequence to represent the inferred CDS: inserted 2 bases in 1 codon; substituted 1 base at 1 genomic stop codon), with protein MPNAIDGVFFLCFTSCLHGVYGEPNNVTEFTLHGLTQDKTVAQACFSLFLVFYATIILGNLLIVITIKTSEQLNSPMYFFLSYLSFLDISYSTVTAPKLIYDLLVEKTISFVGCMAQLLAGHFFGCTEIFLLTLMAYDRCIAICEPLHYTNIVNKHVCVWLAAVSXVEGFVHSVVQTLLAIQLLFCGPNVIDHYFCGVHPLLKLASTDTYIIDTIVAANSGVISLTCFLVLVVFYAVILVSLRTRSCSSERHLKALCTCTSHIIVVVLFFGPCIFIYMHPSTTFSADKMVSVLXTIITPMLNRLIYILRNEEVKNAVKKLWSRKVKRSEK; from the exons ATGCCTAATGCCATAGATGGtgtcttttttctgtgcttcacgTCCTGTCTACATGGTGTCTATGGAGAACCAAACAATGTGACGGAGTTCACCCTCCATGGACTGACACAAGATAAGACAGTAGCACAAGCATGCTTCTCATTATTCTTAGTCTTCTATGCTACTATCATTCTTGGAAACCTGCTTATCGTCATTACTATAAAGACAAGTGAACAGCTGAACTctcccatgtacttcttcctgagCTACTTGTCTTTTTTAGACATCAGTTACTCCACTGTCACAGCTCCCAAACTCATTTATGACCTTCTTGTTGAGAAGACCATCTCTTTTGTGGGCTGCATGGCTCAACTGCTTGCAGGCCATTTCTTCGGGTGTACTGAGATCTTTCTTCTCACACTGATGGCCTATGATCGTTGCATTGCTATATGCGAGCCGCTTCATTACACAAATATTGTGAACAAGCACGTCTGTGTCTGGCTGGCGGCAGTGTCTTAGGTGGAAGGCTTTGTACACTCAGTGGTGCAGACCCTGCTGGCCATTCAGCTACTGTTTTGTGGGCCCAATGTGATTGACCACTATTTCTGTGGTGTTCACCCTTTACTGAAGCTGGCCTCCACTGACACCTACATCATTGATACCATTGTGGCTGCCAACAGTGGTGTGATTTCCCTGACctgttttcttgttcttgttgTGTTCTATGCTGTTATCTTGGTTTCTTTGAGGACACGCTCTTGCTCTTCCGAAAGGCATCTCAAAGCACTCTGTACCTGCACTTCCCACATCATTGTTGTAGTTCTGTTCTTTGGGCCATGCATTTTCATCTATATGCACCCTTCCACCACCTTCTCAGCAGACAAGATGGTCTCTGTTCT AACCATCATCACGCCTATGCTCAATCGCTTGATCTACATCCTCCGAAATGAAGAGGTGAAAAATGCCGTGAAAAAGCTGTGGAGCAGAAAAGTGAAGAGGAGTGAGAAATGA
- the LOC142409650 gene encoding olfactory receptor 4E2-like, which yields MALGNFSRVTEFILLGLSDTRELQVLFFTFFFLAYAMVLLGNLLIIVTVRTDPKLSSPMYFLLCNLSFIDICCTSVTSPRMLVDLISQRKAIAFEDCIAQLFFLHFAGASEMFLLTVMAYDRYTAICKPLHYTAIMSRQVCWLLVSACWAGGFLHSIVQMLLTIQLPFCGPNTIDNYFCDVPPVIRLACTDIYVTEWLMASNSGLISLVCFLVLVTSYTFILVTVRVHFNEGHWKALSTCASHVMVVTLFFVPCIFIYLRPFSTLPSDKHICVISTVFSPVMNPLIYTLRNNEVKASMWKLRKRCRVF from the coding sequence ATGGCGCTGGGAAACTTCTCCCGGGTGACTGAATTCATCCTCCTGGGGCTTTCTGATACAAGGGAGCTGCAAGTCCtcttcttcaccttcttcttcctGGCCTATGCCATGGTTCTGCTGGGGAACCTTCTCATCATTGTGACAGTCAGGACTGACCCCAAGCTGTCCTCACCCATGTACTTTCTCCTCTGCAATTTGTCCTTCATAGATATCTGCTGCACCTCTGTCACCTCTCCCAGGATGCTGGTGGACCTGATCTCCCAGAGGAAGGCCATTGCATTTGAAGACTGTATAGCCCAGCTGTTTTTTCTGCACTTTGCTGGGGCATCAGAGATGTTCCTCCTGACTGTGATGGCATATGACCGCTACACTGCCATCTGCAAGCCCCTGCACTACACAGCCATCATGAGCCGGCAGGTTTGCTGGCTCCTGGTGTCTGCCTGCTGGGCAGGGGGCTTCCTCCACTCCATTGTCCAGATGCTTCTCACAATCCAGCTCCCCTTCTGTGGCCCTAACACAATCGACAACTACTTCTGTGACGTGCCTCCTGTCATTCGGCTTGCCTGCACAGACATCTATGTCACTGAGTGGCTCATGGCTTCCAACAGTGGCTTAATATCCCTGGTTTGCTTCCTGGTGCTGGTCACTTCTTACACATTCATCCTGGTCACAGTCAGGGTCCACTTCAATGAGGGGCACTGGAAGGCACTCTCTACTTGTGCCTCACATGTGATGGTCGTCACCCTCTTCTTTGTACCCTGCATCTTCATCTACCTCCGGCCCTTTTCTACCCTCCCCTCTGACAAGCACATCTGTGTGATCTCCACTGTCTTCTCCCCAGTGATGAACCCCCTCATCTATACCCTGAGGAATAACGAGGTGAAGGCGTCCATGTGGAAATTGAGGAAGCGCTGCAGGGTCTTCTGA